The nucleotide sequence CGGAGGCGGAACGCCCGCGCAACCCGGTCGGCGATCCCGCCGACTTCGTCTGAGGCTCCGCGCCGGACCGCGCCGCGACGCGACGCGCGGGAAGAGCGAACCGCCTACAGCGACGGCATGTCGGCGACGATCTTGAGGTACGCGCCGGTCGGGTCGGTGAAGGCGGCGAGACGGCCGAACGGGGTGTCCTCCGGCTGGTCGACGACGGCGCCGCCGAGCTCGACGGCGCGAGCCAGCGTGCCGTCGACGTCGGCCACCGCGATGTAGACGACCCACATGGCCGGGTCTCCGGCCGGCCAGTACGCGGTGGCGTCCATGACGCCGGCGTACGGCTGCTCGTCGACCATCAGCTGCGTGTAGCGGAACTCGGGGCTGTCGGACATCGTGTTGGTCTGCCAGCCGAAGGCCTGCCGGTAGAACTGCAGGGAGTCCTCGTAGACGGTCGTGTGCAGCTCGAACCAGGCGGGTGCGCCCGCCTCGGCCATGACCTGCATGCCGCGGTTGAGGCCGCGCTGCCAGGCGCAGACGATGGCGCGACCCGGGTCTTCGGCCACGAGCATCGAGCCGAGCGGCCCGACCTCCTGCGGCCCGAAGTGGACCATGCCCCCGGCGCCCGTGATCGCCGACGCGGTCGTGTCGGCGTCGTCGGTGGTCAGGTAGACCTGCCACAGGTCGGGGCGTGCGCTCTCGGGCGGTGCGTCGGCCGGGTTGGGGCCGATGCCGCCGAACGATTTGTCGCCGAGCTCGAGGCGGATGTAGCCGCCGAAGTCGGGCCCGGTGTCGGTCGCGGTCCACCCGAAGAGCTCGGAGTAGAACGCCGCCGACGCCTTCGGGTCGGACGAGGCGAGGTCGATCCAGAGCGGTGCACCCGTGGGGAAGTCAGTCGGCGTCGGCATGGCACCAGTGAACCAGTCCGCCGACCCCGCCGCCAGGTCAATCGGGGCAGGGATCCTCAGAAATCAGGATCGCCGAACACCCGCTGGTCAGAGGCCTCCCCGCCGTACACCGGCGCGTCAGAAGTACGTGATGCCGTAGACCGGCCGATCGGGCATGAACATCGCCGTCGCCAGTCGCACCGCCGCGGGGTCGCGGTGCTCCACGAGGCCGGCTGCGGCGAGCGCCGTGACGGGGGTCCCGCCGACGAAGGCGCGTGCGAGCGTGGCCGTGTCGAGGGCCAGGTCGGCGATGGCCGTGGAGTCGTTCGCGTCGATCCTGCGCACCGATGCCGCCCCGTGCGACACCGACAGCTCGAAGACGCCCGCGCTGAAGCCGAGGTCGTCGTGGATCTTGATCGTGAGAGTGCCGTCGCAGGCGTAGGGCCGGGCGGAGAGGGCGGCCACAGGGTCCAGGATCCGGAACCACACGTGGTCCTCCTCGCCCGTCGTCTCGAGCGTGCGGCTCTCGACGAGCGCCTCGAGAAGCGGGTCGACGACGGGGGCGACGCCGTAGGTGATGCGGTCCACGAGGTCGACCGTGCCGATGAACTGCCAGAGGCCGAGGTACGCCTCGTCGGTGGCCGGCACGAGGTCGATGACCTCGAGCGCGGCGGTGTGCCCCTCTTCTTTCAGGCGGTAGGTGACGTACCCGTCGATGTCGCCGGCGGGCGAGTAGTACAGCGCGGCGCGGACGCTCTCGTCGAGCTTCGGCTCGTCGCCGCCGAGGCCGAGGCGGCGGTTCCAGAGCTGGTGCTGGCGGTCGACCGAGCCGGGGGTGCGGGCGTGGAAGCGCGCGAACACGTCGCGGGCGATCTCCTGGATGTCCGACGCGCGAGCCAGCTCACAGCGCCCGGCCGGGGGCGTCAGGAGCTCGAACCGCTTCTCGGGGCGGATGCTGATGCGCCGCACCCGGGTCGACGCGCCGAACCCGAAGCGGCGGTAGATGCCGGACTCGCTCGCCGTGAGGGCGGCCAGGGGGATGCCGTCGTCGGCGGCGTGCGTGAGGCGGGCCGTCATCATCCTGCGCAGCATGCCCTTGCGCTTGTGGGTCGGGCGGACCGTCACGTCGGAGATGAGGAGGGCGTCGAGCAATGCCCCGCCGCCGACGTTGATCGTCTTGACGTAGTCGGCGTAGGTGGCGACCGGCCAAGTGGCGTCGAGCGAGCCGGTCAGGGGCCGGCGGTCGTAGATGCCGGTGTAGGTGCGGCCGTCGGCGACCGCGGCGACGGCGCCGACGGTGACGCCGGAGGCCGAGTTGGTCTCGTGGAACGCGACGCGCGTGGCGGCGATCCAGTCGCGCGTGGCGGCGTCGGGCTCGCCGTCGATCACCACCGGGGTGAAGGTGCGGGTCTCGTACTCGTCGTCGAAAGCGGCCATGCCCCGAGCCTATCGAGGCGACAGGGGGCACCGCCGAGCGGCCGCGCTCACGAGATCGTCGTCTGCGTCCCGCGCACGCGCAGCATGATCAGGAGCCCGGCCAAGAGCACGATGGCGATGCCGATCGCGCCGTACCGGGTGTCGCCGGTCGCCGAGACGAAGACGGTGAACAGCAGCGGCGCCAGGAAGCTGACGGCGCGACCCGTCGTCGCGTAGAGCCCGAACACCTCGCCCTCGCGCCCGGCCGGCGTGACCCGGGCGAGGAACGACCGGCTCGCCGACTGCGCCGGGCCCACGAACAGCGACAGGAACAGCCCGATGATCCAGAAGCCGAGCTGCGCGTGGCCGACGAAGAGGATCGCGACCGCCGACACCACGAGCCCGCCCAGCGACACGAGGATGATCGTGCGCGCCCCGAGCCGGTCGTCGAGGCTTCCCGCCGCGAAGGCCCCGGCGCCCGCCGCGACGTTGGCGACGACCGCGAAGTAGATCACCTCGGCCGAGGTGAAGCCGAACACCTGCGCGGCGATGATCGCGCCGAAGGTGAAGACGGCGGCGATGCCGTCGCGGAACACCGCCGACGCGATGAGGAAGGTCAGCACCTGCCGGTTCGTCCGCCAGAGGCCCGCGATGGTGCGGAACAGCCGCCGGTACGAGCCGATG is from Frondihabitans australicus and encodes:
- a CDS encoding VOC family protein; protein product: MPTPTDFPTGAPLWIDLASSDPKASAAFYSELFGWTATDTGPDFGGYIRLELGDKSFGGIGPNPADAPPESARPDLWQVYLTTDDADTTASAITGAGGMVHFGPQEVGPLGSMLVAEDPGRAIVCAWQRGLNRGMQVMAEAGAPAWFELHTTVYEDSLQFYRQAFGWQTNTMSDSPEFRYTQLMVDEQPYAGVMDATAYWPAGDPAMWVVYIAVADVDGTLARAVELGGAVVDQPEDTPFGRLAAFTDPTGAYLKIVADMPSL
- a CDS encoding GNAT family N-acetyltransferase; translated protein: MAAFDDEYETRTFTPVVIDGEPDAATRDWIAATRVAFHETNSASGVTVGAVAAVADGRTYTGIYDRRPLTGSLDATWPVATYADYVKTINVGGGALLDALLISDVTVRPTHKRKGMLRRMMTARLTHAADDGIPLAALTASESGIYRRFGFGASTRVRRISIRPEKRFELLTPPAGRCELARASDIQEIARDVFARFHARTPGSVDRQHQLWNRRLGLGGDEPKLDESVRAALYYSPAGDIDGYVTYRLKEEGHTAALEVIDLVPATDEAYLGLWQFIGTVDLVDRITYGVAPVVDPLLEALVESRTLETTGEEDHVWFRILDPVAALSARPYACDGTLTIKIHDDLGFSAGVFELSVSHGAASVRRIDANDSTAIADLALDTATLARAFVGGTPVTALAAAGLVEHRDPAAVRLATAMFMPDRPVYGITYF